In a genomic window of Suricata suricatta isolate VVHF042 chromosome 12, meerkat_22Aug2017_6uvM2_HiC, whole genome shotgun sequence:
- the KLHL26 gene encoding kelch-like protein 26 isoform X1, producing MAESGGAGGAGGGSFGAGPGPERPSSMADKNGALKCTFSAPGHSTSLLQGLAALRAQGQLLDVVLTINRETFHAHKVVLAACSDYFRAMFTGGMREASQDVIELKGVSARGLRHIIDFAYSAEVTLDLDCVQDVLGAAVFLQMLPVVELCEEFLKAAMSVETCLNIGHMATTFSLASLKESVDAFTFQHFLQIAEEEDFLHLPLERLVFFLQSNRLQSCAEIDLFRAAVRWLQHDPARRLRASHVLCHIRFPLMRSSDLVDSVQTLDIMVEDVLCRQYLLEAFNYQVLPFRQHEMQSPRTAVRSDVPSLVAFGGTPYTDSDRSVSSKVYQLPEPGARHFRELTEMEVGCSHTCVAVLDNFVYVAGGQHLQYRSGEGAVDACYRYDPHLNRWLRLQAMQESRIQFQLNVLCGMVYATGGRNRAGSLASVERYCPRRNEWGYACSLKRRTWGHAGASAGGRLYISGGYGISVEDKKALHCYDPAADQWEFKAPMSEPRVLHAMVGAGGRIYALGGRMDHVDRCFDVLAVEYYVPETDQWTSVSPMRAGQSEAGCCLLDRKIYIVGGYNWRLNNVTGIVQVYNTETDEWERDLHFPESFAGIACAPVLLPRSGTRR from the exons ATGGCGGAGTCCGGTGGCGCTGGTGGTGCTGGTGGCGGCAGCTTCGGAGCGGGCCCGGGCCCGGAGCGCCCGAGCAG CATGGCCGACAAAAACGGAGCTCTCAAGTGCACCTTCTCGGCGCCCGGCCATAGCACCAGCCTCCTGCAGGGCCTCGCTGCCCTCCGTGCCCAGGGCCAGCTCCTGGACGTTGTGCTCACCATCAACAGAGAGACCTTCCACGCGCACAAGGTGGTCCTGGCTGCCTGCAGCGACTACTTCAG GGCCATGTTCACGGGTGGCATGAGGGAGGCGAGCCAGGACGTCATCGAGCTGAAAGGCGTGTCAGCTCGCGGCCTGCGGCACATCATCGACTTTGCCTACAGCGCCGAGGTGACGCTAGACCTGGACTGCGTGCAGGATGTGCTGGGGGCTGCCGTGTTCCTGCAGATGCTTCCCGTGGTCGAGCTGTGCGAGGAGTTCCTCAAGGCCGCCATGAGCGTAGAGACCTGCCTGAACATCGGCCACATGGCCACCACCTTCAGCCTGGCGTCACTCAAGGAGTCGGTGGATGCCTTCACCTTCCAGCACTTCCTGCAGATAGCCGAGGAGGAGGACTTCCTGCACCTGCCACTGGAGCGGCTTGTCTTCTTCCTGCAGAGCAATCGGCTGCAGAGCTGTGCCGAGATCGACCTGTTCCGCGCAGCCGTGCGCTGGCTGCAGCACGACCCGGCCCGTCGGCTGCGCGCCAGCCATGTGCTCTGCCACATCCGCTTTCCGCTCATGCGGTCGTCAGACCTGGTGGACAGCGTGCAGACGCTGGACATCATGGTGGAGGACGTGCTCTGCCGCCAGTACCTGCTGGAGGCCTTCAATTACCAGGTGCTCCCCTTCCGGCAGCACGAGATGCAGTCGCCCCGCACGGCTGTGCGCTCGGACGTGCCCTCCCTGGTCGCCTTCGGTGGCACGCCCTACACGGACAGCGACCGCTCCGTCAGCAGCAAGGTGTACCAGCTGCCCGAGCCGGGCGCTCGCCACTTCCGGGAGCTCACGGAGATGGAGGTGGGCTGCAGCCACACGTGCGTGGCCGTGCTGGACAACTTCGTGTACGTGGCCGGGGGCCAGCACCTGCAGTACCGCAGCGGCGAGGGTGCGGTGGACGCCTGCTACCGCTACGACCCGCACCTGAACCGCTGGCTGCGCCTGCAGGCCATGCAGGAGAGCCGCATCCAGTTCCAGCTGAACGTGCTGTGCGGCATGGTGTACGCCACGGGGGGCCGCAACCGCGCCGGCAGCCTGGCCTCGGTTGAGAGGTACTGCCCGCGGCGCAACGAGTGGGGCTACGCCTGCTCTCTGAAGCGTCGCACCTGGGGCCACGCAGGCGCCTCGGCCGGGGGCCGCCTCTACATTTCGGGGGGCTACGGCATCTCCGTGGAGGACAAGAAGGCCCTGCACTGCTATGACCCTGCCGCTGACCAGTGGGAGTTCAAGGCGCCCATGAGCGAGCCCCGCGTGCTTCATGCCATGGTGGGTGCCGGCGGCCGCATCTACGCCCTCGGGGGCCGCATGGACCACGTGGACCGCTGCTTTGACGTGCTGGCGGTGGAGTACTACGTGCCCGAGACAGACCAGTGGACCAGTGTGAGCCCCATGCGGGCGGGCCAGTCAGAGGCCGGCTGCTGCCTGCTGGACCGGAAGATCTACATCGTGGGGGGCTATAACTGGCGCCTCAACAACGTCACGGGCATCGTGCAGGTGTACAACACAGAGACGGATGAGTGGGAGCGCGACCTGCACTTCCCAGAGTCCTTCGCGGGCATCGCCTGCGCCCCTGTCCTGCTGCCCCGGTCCGGGACCAGGAGGTAG
- the KLHL26 gene encoding kelch-like protein 26 isoform X2: protein MPGWGSPRAPVSVLLSPRDRAMFTGGMREASQDVIELKGVSARGLRHIIDFAYSAEVTLDLDCVQDVLGAAVFLQMLPVVELCEEFLKAAMSVETCLNIGHMATTFSLASLKESVDAFTFQHFLQIAEEEDFLHLPLERLVFFLQSNRLQSCAEIDLFRAAVRWLQHDPARRLRASHVLCHIRFPLMRSSDLVDSVQTLDIMVEDVLCRQYLLEAFNYQVLPFRQHEMQSPRTAVRSDVPSLVAFGGTPYTDSDRSVSSKVYQLPEPGARHFRELTEMEVGCSHTCVAVLDNFVYVAGGQHLQYRSGEGAVDACYRYDPHLNRWLRLQAMQESRIQFQLNVLCGMVYATGGRNRAGSLASVERYCPRRNEWGYACSLKRRTWGHAGASAGGRLYISGGYGISVEDKKALHCYDPAADQWEFKAPMSEPRVLHAMVGAGGRIYALGGRMDHVDRCFDVLAVEYYVPETDQWTSVSPMRAGQSEAGCCLLDRKIYIVGGYNWRLNNVTGIVQVYNTETDEWERDLHFPESFAGIACAPVLLPRSGTRR from the exons atgcctggatggggGTCCCCACGTGCACCTGTGTCCGTGTTGCTGTCCCCTCGTGACAG GGCCATGTTCACGGGTGGCATGAGGGAGGCGAGCCAGGACGTCATCGAGCTGAAAGGCGTGTCAGCTCGCGGCCTGCGGCACATCATCGACTTTGCCTACAGCGCCGAGGTGACGCTAGACCTGGACTGCGTGCAGGATGTGCTGGGGGCTGCCGTGTTCCTGCAGATGCTTCCCGTGGTCGAGCTGTGCGAGGAGTTCCTCAAGGCCGCCATGAGCGTAGAGACCTGCCTGAACATCGGCCACATGGCCACCACCTTCAGCCTGGCGTCACTCAAGGAGTCGGTGGATGCCTTCACCTTCCAGCACTTCCTGCAGATAGCCGAGGAGGAGGACTTCCTGCACCTGCCACTGGAGCGGCTTGTCTTCTTCCTGCAGAGCAATCGGCTGCAGAGCTGTGCCGAGATCGACCTGTTCCGCGCAGCCGTGCGCTGGCTGCAGCACGACCCGGCCCGTCGGCTGCGCGCCAGCCATGTGCTCTGCCACATCCGCTTTCCGCTCATGCGGTCGTCAGACCTGGTGGACAGCGTGCAGACGCTGGACATCATGGTGGAGGACGTGCTCTGCCGCCAGTACCTGCTGGAGGCCTTCAATTACCAGGTGCTCCCCTTCCGGCAGCACGAGATGCAGTCGCCCCGCACGGCTGTGCGCTCGGACGTGCCCTCCCTGGTCGCCTTCGGTGGCACGCCCTACACGGACAGCGACCGCTCCGTCAGCAGCAAGGTGTACCAGCTGCCCGAGCCGGGCGCTCGCCACTTCCGGGAGCTCACGGAGATGGAGGTGGGCTGCAGCCACACGTGCGTGGCCGTGCTGGACAACTTCGTGTACGTGGCCGGGGGCCAGCACCTGCAGTACCGCAGCGGCGAGGGTGCGGTGGACGCCTGCTACCGCTACGACCCGCACCTGAACCGCTGGCTGCGCCTGCAGGCCATGCAGGAGAGCCGCATCCAGTTCCAGCTGAACGTGCTGTGCGGCATGGTGTACGCCACGGGGGGCCGCAACCGCGCCGGCAGCCTGGCCTCGGTTGAGAGGTACTGCCCGCGGCGCAACGAGTGGGGCTACGCCTGCTCTCTGAAGCGTCGCACCTGGGGCCACGCAGGCGCCTCGGCCGGGGGCCGCCTCTACATTTCGGGGGGCTACGGCATCTCCGTGGAGGACAAGAAGGCCCTGCACTGCTATGACCCTGCCGCTGACCAGTGGGAGTTCAAGGCGCCCATGAGCGAGCCCCGCGTGCTTCATGCCATGGTGGGTGCCGGCGGCCGCATCTACGCCCTCGGGGGCCGCATGGACCACGTGGACCGCTGCTTTGACGTGCTGGCGGTGGAGTACTACGTGCCCGAGACAGACCAGTGGACCAGTGTGAGCCCCATGCGGGCGGGCCAGTCAGAGGCCGGCTGCTGCCTGCTGGACCGGAAGATCTACATCGTGGGGGGCTATAACTGGCGCCTCAACAACGTCACGGGCATCGTGCAGGTGTACAACACAGAGACGGATGAGTGGGAGCGCGACCTGCACTTCCCAGAGTCCTTCGCGGGCATCGCCTGCGCCCCTGTCCTGCTGCCCCGGTCCGGGACCAGGAGGTAG